A genomic stretch from Bradyrhizobium quebecense includes:
- a CDS encoding DoxX family protein has product MSVAVAAAPSRWKSVTLWVVRGLLALAFAAAGAAKLYGVPMLVEEFEHIGLGQWFRYFTGSLELLGAVLILVPPVAAFGGLLLSCIMVGATIAHLFLIGGSPVPALVLLTLSAIVAYAKRSQFGLLASLP; this is encoded by the coding sequence ATGTCAGTTGCCGTTGCCGCAGCGCCATCGCGCTGGAAATCCGTCACGCTGTGGGTCGTCAGGGGATTGCTCGCGCTTGCCTTTGCCGCCGCCGGTGCGGCCAAGCTCTATGGCGTGCCGATGCTGGTCGAGGAATTCGAGCATATCGGGCTCGGCCAGTGGTTCCGCTATTTCACGGGATCGTTGGAGCTGCTCGGCGCGGTCCTGATCCTGGTGCCGCCGGTCGCAGCCTTCGGCGGCCTGCTGCTGAGCTGCATCATGGTCGGCGCCACCATCGCGCATCTGTTCCTGATCGGGGGCTCGCCGGTGCCCGCCCTCGTGCTGCTGACGTTGAGCGCGATCGTCGCCTACGCCAAGCGCAGCCAATTCGGCTTGCTCGCGAGCTTGCCGTGA
- a CDS encoding winged helix-turn-helix transcriptional regulator — translation MKKLTIEPAEPPAASEPCNGDLSAQFHRALSVLAGKWKGDILWQLVERKRRFGELRQAIPGVTQHMLTTQLRDLEANGLVKRTVYPEVPPRVEYEMTPSAKALKPVFDELYRWAQEHGFPTSAQGAAQPKPEPSSDGIAPEGQQRKADRRAG, via the coding sequence ATGAAAAAACTGACTATTGAACCCGCCGAGCCTCCGGCGGCGTCCGAGCCGTGCAACGGCGACCTGTCAGCGCAATTTCATCGGGCGCTGTCGGTGCTGGCCGGGAAATGGAAGGGCGACATCCTCTGGCAACTGGTCGAGCGCAAGCGCCGGTTCGGCGAATTGCGGCAGGCGATCCCCGGCGTGACCCAGCACATGCTGACCACCCAACTGCGCGATCTCGAGGCCAATGGCCTGGTCAAGCGCACGGTCTATCCCGAGGTGCCGCCGCGGGTTGAGTACGAGATGACGCCGTCAGCCAAGGCGCTCAAACCGGTGTTCGACGAGCTGTACCGGTGGGCGCAGGAGCATGGTTTTCCGACCTCGGCGCAGGGTGCCGCGCAGCCGAAGCCTGAACCGTCGAGCGACGGCATCGCGCCGGAGGGCCAGCAGCGGAAGGCGGATCGGCGGGCTGGCTGA
- the tldD gene encoding metalloprotease TldD → MTNPATTSLLDRANLDRDAVRREVSRGLEGADDGELFLEFGQTEALVFDNGRLKQATYDTSQGFGLRAVKDDAVGYAHSSDVSIPALIRAADAVAAVRGGYAGTFAAAPAHTNIKLYGDENPLDGPAFEAKVKLLGEIDAYVRDKDPRVRQVSASLTATWQVVEILRPDGESYRDIRPLVRVNISVVAGQGDRQESGSKGYGGREGYARFIETKAWRDAADGALREALVNLESVPAPAGEMDVVLGAGWPGVMLHEAVGHGLEGDFNRKQTSAFAGLMGQQVAAKGVTVVDDGTMASRRGSLSIDDEGTPTNRTVLIEDGVLVGYMQDRQNARLMGMKPTGNGRRQSYAHVPMPRMTNTYMLSGDRDPAEIIASVKNGMYAANFGGGQVDITSGKYVFQCTEAYKIEDGKLGAPLKGAMLIGNGPTDLHRITMIGNDLALDTGIGTCGKNGQGVPVGVGQPTLRMERITVGGTG, encoded by the coding sequence ATGACCAATCCTGCCACCACCTCCCTGCTCGACCGCGCCAATCTGGACCGCGATGCCGTCCGCCGCGAGGTGTCCCGCGGACTTGAAGGTGCCGACGACGGCGAGCTGTTCCTGGAGTTCGGGCAGACCGAGGCGCTGGTGTTCGACAACGGCCGGCTGAAGCAGGCGACCTACGACACCTCGCAGGGTTTTGGCCTGCGCGCCGTCAAGGACGACGCGGTCGGCTACGCGCATTCCTCCGATGTCTCGATCCCGGCATTGATCCGCGCCGCGGATGCGGTCGCGGCTGTGCGCGGCGGCTATGCCGGCACGTTTGCCGCGGCGCCGGCCCACACCAACATCAAACTTTACGGCGACGAGAATCCACTCGATGGCCCGGCATTCGAGGCAAAAGTAAAACTGCTCGGCGAGATCGACGCCTATGTCCGCGACAAGGACCCGCGGGTGCGGCAGGTCTCGGCCAGCCTCACCGCGACCTGGCAGGTGGTGGAGATCCTGCGGCCCGACGGCGAGAGCTATCGCGACATCCGTCCGCTGGTGCGCGTCAATATCTCCGTGGTCGCCGGCCAGGGCGACCGGCAGGAGAGCGGCAGCAAAGGCTATGGCGGCCGCGAGGGCTATGCGCGCTTCATCGAGACCAAGGCCTGGCGCGATGCCGCCGACGGCGCGCTGCGCGAGGCGCTGGTCAATCTCGAATCGGTGCCGGCGCCCGCCGGCGAGATGGATGTCGTACTCGGCGCCGGCTGGCCCGGCGTGATGCTGCATGAAGCCGTCGGCCACGGGCTCGAGGGCGATTTCAACCGCAAGCAGACCTCCGCTTTCGCCGGCCTGATGGGCCAGCAGGTCGCAGCCAAGGGCGTCACCGTGGTCGATGACGGCACCATGGCATCGCGCCGCGGCTCGCTGTCGATCGACGACGAGGGCACGCCGACCAACCGCACCGTGCTGATCGAGGACGGCGTTTTGGTCGGCTACATGCAGGATCGCCAGAATGCCCGGCTGATGGGCATGAAGCCGACCGGCAACGGCCGTCGGCAGAGCTATGCCCATGTGCCGATGCCGCGCATGACCAACACCTACATGCTGTCGGGTGACCGCGACCCGGCCGAGATCATCGCCTCGGTGAAGAACGGCATGTATGCCGCCAATTTCGGCGGCGGCCAGGTCGACATCACCTCGGGCAAATACGTGTTCCAGTGCACCGAGGCCTACAAGATCGAGGACGGCAAGCTCGGCGCGCCGCTGAAGGGCGCCATGCTGATCGGCAATGGACCGACCGATCTCCACAGGATCACCATGATCGGCAACGATCTTGCGCTGGATACGGGAATCGGTACCTGCGGCAAGAACGGCCAGGGCGTGCCGGTCGGCGTCGGCCAGCCGACGCTGCGGATGGAACGGATTACGGTCGGAGGAACGGGCTAG
- the lepB gene encoding signal peptidase I encodes MSSGNEVVTAKPTSWRGQAVQLAAIVAVVFLAKGAIAEPFYVPSGSMEPTLLIGDALVASKFPYGYGAASLPIQITLPETGRVFGETPKRGDVVVFRWPGDRSQAWVKRVVGLPGDRIQMRQGQLFINDHPAALKPDGTGFAEDDRGGGEDAYRYIETLPNGVSHAIFKIRDNGRLDNTAEVTVPPGNLFVLGDNRDNSADSRVPVRDGGVGLLPIDNLIGRADAVVGSWDMGIRSQPVWTWLSGFRLARFFTSVQ; translated from the coding sequence GTGAGCAGCGGAAACGAAGTCGTGACGGCCAAGCCGACCAGCTGGCGCGGGCAGGCCGTGCAACTGGCCGCGATCGTGGCCGTCGTGTTCCTCGCCAAGGGCGCGATCGCCGAGCCGTTCTACGTGCCGTCGGGCTCGATGGAACCGACGCTGCTGATCGGCGACGCGCTGGTCGCTTCGAAATTTCCCTACGGCTACGGCGCGGCGTCGCTGCCGATCCAGATCACGCTGCCGGAGACCGGCCGCGTGTTCGGCGAGACGCCGAAGCGCGGCGACGTTGTCGTGTTCCGCTGGCCGGGCGACCGTTCGCAGGCCTGGGTCAAGCGCGTGGTCGGGCTGCCCGGCGATCGCATCCAGATGCGGCAGGGCCAGCTCTTCATCAACGATCACCCGGCGGCGCTGAAGCCCGACGGCACCGGCTTTGCCGAGGACGATCGCGGCGGCGGCGAGGACGCCTACCGCTATATCGAGACGCTGCCGAACGGCGTCAGCCACGCGATCTTCAAGATCCGCGACAATGGACGGCTCGACAACACGGCCGAAGTGACGGTGCCGCCCGGCAATCTGTTCGTGCTCGGCGATAACAGGGACAATTCCGCCGACAGCCGCGTGCCGGTGCGCGACGGCGGCGTCGGCCTGTTGCCGATCGACAATCTGATCGGCCGCGCCGATGCAGTGGTCGGTTCCTGGGACATGGGCATCCGCAGCCAGCCGGTCTGGACCTGGCTCTCCGGCTTCCGCCTCGCACGCTTCTTCACCTCGGTGCAGTGA
- a CDS encoding MmcQ/YjbR family DNA-binding protein, translated as MTFDDVRTLVLAWPEIEDGSSYGTPALKVRKKMLVRLKEDGDRLVMPGVPPDERDMLVESQPTVFYFTDHYRDYPIVLIRLSKAKRTTVEPLLRRHWRTLASKKAVRDYDATMA; from the coding sequence GTGACCTTCGACGACGTCAGGACCCTGGTGCTGGCGTGGCCGGAGATCGAGGACGGCTCGTCCTACGGCACACCGGCGCTGAAGGTGCGCAAGAAGATGCTGGTGCGGCTCAAGGAGGACGGCGACCGCCTGGTAATGCCCGGCGTGCCGCCGGACGAGCGCGACATGCTGGTCGAGAGCCAGCCGACGGTGTTCTACTTCACCGATCACTACCGTGATTATCCGATCGTGCTGATCCGCCTGTCGAAGGCCAAGCGCACGACCGTCGAGCCGTTGCTGCGCCGGCACTGGCGCACCCTGGCATCGAAGAAGGCGGTCAGGGATTACGACGCGACGATGGCATAA
- a CDS encoding nucleotidyltransferase family protein, producing MTQDEFLTAALRNPANQAITDELHRVALPDAWLVSGCLVQTVWNALTGRPIDYGISDYDIFYFDPDTSWEAEDAVIRALKARLSHLGVAIEARNQARVHLWYPDKHGLPYPALSRSTDGIDRFLTATTQIGIRRSTDGYDVYAPNGFDDVAGMIVRPNLTANFSAANYAKKAARWKALWPEITVLAAK from the coding sequence ATGACGCAAGACGAGTTCCTCACCGCCGCGCTGCGCAACCCGGCCAATCAAGCGATCACAGACGAGCTACACCGCGTTGCCCTGCCCGACGCCTGGCTGGTGTCCGGCTGCCTGGTGCAGACCGTGTGGAATGCGCTGACTGGCCGGCCGATCGATTACGGCATCAGCGACTACGACATCTTCTATTTCGATCCGGATACGTCGTGGGAGGCCGAGGACGCTGTGATCCGCGCGCTGAAGGCACGGCTCAGCCATCTCGGGGTTGCGATCGAGGCGCGCAATCAGGCCCGGGTCCATCTCTGGTATCCCGACAAGCACGGCCTGCCCTACCCCGCGCTGTCGCGCTCAACCGACGGCATCGATCGCTTCCTCACCGCGACCACGCAGATCGGCATCCGCCGCAGCACCGATGGTTACGACGTCTATGCGCCGAACGGTTTCGACGATGTCGCCGGCATGATCGTGCGGCCGAACCTCACCGCGAATTTTTCCGCGGCGAACTATGCGAAGAAGGCGGCGCGGTGGAAGGCGTTGTGGCCGGAGATCACAGTGCTGGCGGCGAAGTGA
- a CDS encoding PAN domain-containing protein, whose product MGIGRLFRACAVMFAVFAAAFVARPALAQTNFDRPGGDYLNAPVTSGDPADCALTCERDRRCRAWSFNYPTDANNGAVCWLKNTVPARVQNVCCVSGVRGAGVVEPRNGAIETSIDRLGGDYKNFELKSSDGDEACQAACTADNKCRAWTYARPGYAGRDAHCFLKKEIKPPRRKAGFTSGVVR is encoded by the coding sequence ATGGGGATAGGTCGCCTCTTTAGGGCGTGTGCGGTGATGTTCGCGGTTTTCGCGGCCGCTTTCGTCGCACGCCCGGCATTGGCGCAGACCAATTTCGACCGTCCCGGCGGCGACTACCTGAATGCGCCAGTGACATCAGGCGATCCCGCCGATTGCGCGCTCACCTGCGAGCGTGACCGCCGCTGCCGCGCCTGGAGCTTCAACTATCCGACCGACGCCAACAACGGCGCGGTGTGCTGGCTGAAGAACACCGTGCCGGCGCGGGTGCAGAACGTCTGCTGCGTCTCAGGGGTGCGTGGCGCGGGCGTGGTCGAACCGCGCAACGGCGCCATCGAAACCTCGATCGACCGCCTCGGCGGTGACTACAAGAATTTCGAGCTGAAGAGCAGTGACGGCGACGAGGCCTGCCAGGCCGCCTGCACCGCCGACAACAAGTGCCGCGCCTGGACCTACGCCCGGCCCGGCTATGCCGGCCGCGACGCGCATTGCTTCCTGAAGAAGGAGATCAAGCCGCCGCGCCGCAAGGCGGGGTTCACGTCCGGCGTGGTGCGCTGA